AATTATCGCCGACATTCACGCTAACCTTCCTGCCTTAGAAGCCGCCCTCACCGCGCTCCGGGAAGAAGGGGTGGATCAGGTTCTGGCTATCGGGGACACGGTAGGGTATGGTCCCCATCCTCGTCAGGTGCTGAGGTTGCTCGAGCGCGAGGGGATCGCCTGCGTGCTAGGCTCCGCCGACATTCGGGTGGCCTTCAACCTCCCTGGCGAGACCCGTTCAGGGGTCGCGGAGACCGTTTTGCAGTGGACCCTTACCCAGCTAGGTAAACGCGAGTTGAATTTTTTGCGCCATCTCCGTCTGCGCCACCGCATGGACATCGGAGAAGGGCGGCTGTTAGCTTTTCACGGCACCCCTGATGACCCCGAGGTCAAGATCGACTTCGACCTCCCGGTCACCGAGTTGGTACGGATATTCGAGCGTTCACGGGCCCGCTACATGGTAGCGGCAGGCCGACACATCCC
The genomic region above belongs to Meiothermus sp. Pnk-1 and contains:
- a CDS encoding metallophosphoesterase — its product is MRIGIIADIHANLPALEAALTALREEGVDQVLAIGDTVGYGPHPRQVLRLLEREGIACVLGSADIRVAFNLPGETRSGVAETVLQWTLTQLGKRELNFLRHLRLRHRMDIGEGRLLAFHGTPDDPEVKIDFDLPVTELVRIFERSRARYMVAAGRHIPYERRVGQGILVDPGSVGLTLGGEPGADVLLLEEDPEPQEGYPALKVRFLKVPYDFGQVLFDLAAWELPPVLSDVIRQGRFPG